A single region of the Streptomyces sp. NBC_01262 genome encodes:
- a CDS encoding ATP-binding SpoIIE family protein phosphatase: MRTEDVLAAVDTGVWRWKNDDDVYLDAVTARLLGIGPGGPVTVSVGSVRACYHASDYVEMLAAVALAIVERTVAETMLRVVDKDNTVLRTVMMRTWAVPGPEGWPSEMVGTVHEVRTNPEQLAPAAVAEAGRKDWRRSREAFLLDAGRALAEANSTEEVLRVASQLAMPGFQPDGFAVFGVEGDRLSVVGHHGQQPGDELPFLEMPLTTDYPAAEVVRSGHAVYLRTPQEYKDRYPATWPLAEGFGRESWAFLPLAVTGHTIGAWLAAFKYPVTFTPDERSVLTTVARMLAQALSRTHLNEAERELSDGLQRAMLPGPSPRVEGMSLAARYIPTGGGLQVGGDWYDVIDLPSGRSAVVIGDVQGHDIRAAGIMGQLRIALRAYAAEGHGPDAVMSRASRFLAGLDQERFATCLYAEIDPANGTLDVVRAGHPDPVIRLTDGTTLPRHTAGGLPLGILPDTDYPTTRLVLSPGEILLLCTDGLIETGGHDLETGLKRINAVLSTGLTDGSLDILADTLVEAVHGPLSHRTTGPLSDRREDDIALLLLRREPGGPTCDLPARRTVLTVSQTDPRQIRTARHEIRALLHDWQAEDQVDAAILLVSELATNVLVHTDEDAVLTARILGMPGGRRLRIDVHDRNDDMPHRRTPGEMASGGRGLILIESLADAWGVDPHGDGKAIWFELYER, translated from the coding sequence ATGCGCACCGAGGACGTGCTCGCCGCCGTTGACACCGGGGTCTGGCGGTGGAAGAACGACGACGACGTGTACCTCGACGCCGTCACCGCCCGGCTCCTGGGTATCGGCCCGGGTGGCCCGGTGACCGTCAGTGTCGGATCCGTCCGGGCCTGCTACCACGCGTCGGACTACGTGGAGATGCTGGCCGCCGTGGCGCTGGCCATCGTCGAGCGCACGGTCGCCGAGACGATGCTGCGCGTCGTGGACAAGGACAACACCGTCCTGCGCACCGTGATGATGCGGACCTGGGCCGTGCCCGGGCCGGAAGGCTGGCCGTCGGAGATGGTCGGCACCGTGCACGAGGTGCGGACCAATCCCGAGCAGCTCGCGCCCGCGGCCGTCGCGGAGGCCGGCCGCAAGGACTGGCGGCGCTCCCGCGAGGCGTTCCTGCTGGACGCCGGGCGGGCCCTGGCGGAGGCGAACAGCACGGAGGAAGTGCTGCGCGTGGCGTCCCAGCTGGCCATGCCGGGGTTCCAGCCGGATGGCTTCGCGGTCTTCGGGGTCGAGGGCGACCGGCTGTCGGTCGTGGGGCACCACGGGCAGCAGCCCGGCGACGAGCTGCCGTTCCTGGAGATGCCGCTGACCACGGACTACCCGGCCGCCGAGGTGGTGCGCAGCGGGCATGCCGTGTATCTGCGCACCCCGCAGGAGTACAAGGACCGCTATCCGGCGACCTGGCCGCTGGCCGAGGGATTCGGCCGGGAGTCCTGGGCCTTCCTCCCGCTGGCCGTCACCGGCCACACGATCGGCGCATGGCTGGCCGCCTTCAAGTACCCGGTGACCTTCACCCCCGACGAGCGCTCGGTGCTGACGACGGTGGCGCGCATGCTGGCCCAGGCCCTGTCGCGTACGCATCTGAACGAGGCCGAGCGCGAGCTGTCCGACGGCCTCCAGCGGGCCATGCTCCCCGGTCCGTCGCCCCGCGTGGAGGGCATGTCGCTCGCCGCCCGCTACATCCCCACCGGTGGCGGCCTGCAGGTCGGCGGCGACTGGTACGACGTCATCGACCTGCCGTCGGGCCGCAGCGCCGTGGTCATCGGCGACGTCCAGGGCCACGACATACGCGCGGCTGGCATCATGGGCCAGCTCCGGATCGCCCTGCGCGCGTACGCCGCCGAGGGCCACGGCCCGGACGCGGTGATGTCCCGCGCCTCCCGCTTCCTCGCCGGGCTCGACCAGGAGCGCTTCGCGACCTGCCTGTACGCCGAGATAGACCCGGCCAACGGCACCCTGGACGTCGTCCGGGCCGGGCACCCGGACCCCGTCATCCGGCTCACCGACGGCACCACGCTGCCCCGCCACACCGCCGGCGGGCTGCCGCTGGGCATCCTCCCCGACACGGACTACCCGACCACCCGGCTGGTGCTGTCCCCCGGCGAGATCCTGCTGCTGTGCACCGACGGGCTCATCGAGACCGGCGGCCACGACCTGGAGACCGGCCTCAAGCGCATCAACGCCGTCCTGAGCACCGGCCTCACCGACGGCAGCCTCGACATCCTCGCCGACACCCTCGTCGAGGCCGTCCACGGCCCCCTCTCGCACCGCACCACCGGCCCGCTCTCGGACCGCCGCGAGGACGACATCGCCCTTCTGCTGCTGCGCCGCGAGCCCGGCGGCCCCACCTGCGACCTCCCGGCACGCCGCACCGTCCTCACCGTCTCCCAGACCGACCCCCGCCAGATCCGCACCGCCCGGCACGAGATCCGCGCCCTGCTCCACGACTGGCAGGCCGAGGACCAGGTGGACGCCGCGATACTGCTGGTCTCCGAGCTGGCCACCAACGTCCTGGTCCACACCGACGAGGACGCCGTCCTCACCGCCCGCATCCTGGGCATGCCGGGCGGCCGCCGCCTGCGCATCGACGTGCACGACCGCAACGACGACATGCCCCACCGCCGCACCCCCGGCGAGATGGCCTCCGGCGGCCGCGGCCTCATCCTCATCGAGAGCCTCGCCGACGCCTGGGGCGTGGACCCCCACGGCGACGGCAAGGCCATCTGGTTCGAGCTCTACGAGAGGTAG